A window of Corallococcus macrosporus DSM 14697 contains these coding sequences:
- a CDS encoding APC family permease, whose protein sequence is MQEQQAGDEAVKRGEGAPSPSLRVVDVMALTVGIVLGAGIFKAPSLVAAQSASGEAMLLTWLLGGVASLVGALCYAELASAWPHPGGDYHYLYRALGKGPAFLFAWARLTVIPTGSIALLAFVFGDYATQLFPLGPYSSPLYATALVVGLTAVNIAGLRQGTRTQNLLTALEVLGVGAVIIVGLLFTPALGPAEAAPAPAASSGTAWGLAMVFVLLTYGGWNEVAYLSSEVRGSRRTIAWSLLASIGLVTALYLLVNVAYLRGLGLAGMADSEAVAADLMQRAVGSGGALVLSVLIAISALTSANATVLTGARTHYAFGRDSVLFNGLGRWHAKANGPSRALLVQGAITLALVGLGTLTRQGFETMVEYTAPVFWLFFLLTGVSLMVLRVREPAAPRPFRVPLYPLTPLLFIGICAYVLYSSLAFTGLGALAGLAVLGTGGVLLAVETARTRRATTAASPKARSSPRLQRTKEAT, encoded by the coding sequence ATGCAGGAGCAGCAGGCAGGAGATGAAGCCGTGAAGCGGGGGGAGGGGGCGCCGTCGCCGTCGTTGCGCGTGGTGGACGTGATGGCCCTCACGGTCGGTATCGTGCTGGGCGCGGGAATCTTCAAGGCGCCGTCGCTGGTGGCCGCGCAGTCCGCCAGCGGCGAGGCGATGCTGCTCACGTGGCTCCTGGGCGGCGTGGCCTCGCTGGTGGGCGCGCTGTGCTACGCGGAGCTGGCCAGCGCCTGGCCGCATCCGGGCGGGGACTACCACTACCTCTACCGCGCGCTGGGCAAGGGGCCCGCGTTCCTCTTCGCGTGGGCGCGGCTGACGGTCATCCCCACCGGCTCCATCGCGCTGCTGGCGTTCGTCTTCGGGGACTACGCCACGCAGCTCTTCCCCCTGGGGCCGTATTCGTCGCCCCTCTACGCGACCGCGCTGGTGGTGGGGCTGACGGCGGTGAACATCGCCGGGCTGCGGCAGGGGACGCGCACGCAGAACCTGCTCACCGCCCTGGAGGTGCTGGGCGTGGGCGCCGTCATCATCGTGGGGCTGCTCTTCACGCCGGCATTGGGGCCCGCGGAGGCGGCGCCCGCGCCGGCCGCGTCGTCGGGCACGGCGTGGGGGCTGGCCATGGTGTTCGTGCTGCTGACGTACGGTGGCTGGAACGAGGTGGCGTACCTGTCCTCGGAGGTGCGGGGCTCGCGGCGCACCATCGCCTGGTCGCTGCTGGCGAGCATCGGGCTGGTGACGGCGCTGTACCTGCTGGTCAACGTGGCCTACCTGCGCGGCCTGGGGCTGGCGGGCATGGCGGACTCGGAGGCGGTGGCCGCGGACCTGATGCAGCGCGCGGTGGGCAGCGGCGGGGCGCTGGTGCTCAGCGTCCTCATCGCCATCTCCGCGCTGACGTCCGCCAACGCCACGGTGCTGACGGGCGCGCGGACCCACTACGCCTTCGGCCGGGACAGCGTGCTGTTCAACGGCCTGGGGCGGTGGCACGCGAAGGCCAACGGCCCGTCCCGCGCGCTGCTGGTGCAGGGGGCCATCACCCTGGCGCTGGTGGGGCTGGGCACGCTGACGCGGCAGGGCTTCGAGACGATGGTGGAGTACACCGCGCCCGTCTTCTGGCTCTTCTTCCTGCTGACGGGCGTGTCGCTGATGGTGCTGCGGGTGCGTGAGCCGGCTGCGCCGCGGCCCTTCCGCGTGCCGCTGTATCCGCTGACGCCGCTGCTCTTCATCGGCATCTGCGCGTATGTCCTCTATTCCAGCCTGGCCTTCACCGGGCTGGGCGCGCTCGCGGGGCTCGCCGTGCTGGGCACGGGCGGCGTGCTGCTCGCCGTGGAGACGGCGCGCACCCGCAGGGCCACGACGGCGGCCTCCCCCAAGGCCCGTTCCTCTCCCAGGTTGCAACGAACGAAGGAGGCGACATGA
- a CDS encoding hemerythrin domain-containing protein — protein MDAIELLTQQHDEVKKLFKKYEKLSDGAEAKRQELFEMISDRLSAHASIEEQYFYPAAKAQDTEDLLREAAEEHLSAKRLIADLLDLEPSDEEFDAKMQVLQEQIEHHVEEEEGELFKKVRKLLSKEQLVDLGVQMQQEFEELMEGEPRTQVPAETEHAAPI, from the coding sequence ATGGACGCGATTGAACTGTTGACGCAGCAGCACGACGAAGTGAAGAAGCTCTTCAAGAAGTACGAGAAGCTCTCGGACGGGGCGGAGGCGAAGCGGCAGGAGCTGTTCGAGATGATCTCCGACCGCCTGAGCGCGCACGCCTCCATCGAGGAGCAGTACTTCTATCCCGCGGCCAAGGCGCAGGACACGGAGGACCTCCTGCGCGAGGCCGCCGAGGAGCACCTCTCCGCCAAGCGGCTCATCGCCGACCTGCTGGACCTGGAGCCGTCCGACGAGGAGTTCGACGCGAAGATGCAGGTGCTCCAGGAGCAGATCGAGCACCACGTCGAGGAGGAGGAGGGCGAGCTGTTCAAGAAGGTCCGCAAGCTCCTGTCCAAGGAGCAGCTCGTGGACCTGGGCGTGCAGATGCAGCAGGAGTTCGAGGAGCTGATGGAGGGCGAGCCTCGCACCCAGGTGCCGGCGGAGACGGAGCACGCCGCGCCAATCTAG
- a CDS encoding PAS domain-containing sensor histidine kinase: protein MAPPVALTTPLSEPDVEARLALAEHLLACDEPRLCAQRVVDWLTRQRPSDVAACLARDGGTGRWVCLAARNLSESERAALAFQPGTSTHPLAEAPHQDGPRFFAAPRAPLPPGGCITLPLGRPGAPAVGLLLLSADSPTPSPDAAWVSAHFGPRLASALPTLSREVAGGELLRRIIDTVVDPVLLTDLEGRPHIANARAEVLLVAGPDASEGRRRATELNQQVFSAALASFASGGASAVRRREVPLVDPVEGIDLLFEVVSTPVVEPDGREALVSVLRNVTDLGRATQALGESYRRLRATEREARSERHRLDRVLDSVPDPIILSDPAGGMVMMNGPAEKLFATHPDSGEDALRRLRSNNAGFASFLANLMDAEGRPRWRGQLALVDPATGATLPMEAVASKVLGDAGELTGIVTLFHDRSEALEKARLLERVKEGSVHLEARVQAATAELAEQNEMLRRQAIQVEQASAAKSQFLANMSHEFRTPLNAILGYTNMLLQGVSGELNPAQKRNLTRIDSNGRHLLEVINEILDITRIEAGRMPLNLSDFGIPELFQEVMAEMDPIIARSKLTVSTELGPRVPAVYSDRQKVKQIVLNLLSNALKFTHEGSVQVRAEYEAATSTLAISVTDTGIGIDPANQEKIFDDFQQVDSSPTRAYGGTGLGLSICRRLATMLGGRVTLQSTQGEGSTFTLHFPRRARRA from the coding sequence GTGGCCCCTCCCGTCGCACTCACGACGCCCCTGTCCGAGCCAGACGTCGAGGCGCGGCTCGCCCTGGCCGAGCACCTGCTCGCCTGCGACGAGCCCCGTCTGTGCGCGCAGCGGGTGGTGGACTGGCTCACCCGCCAGCGCCCCTCGGACGTGGCCGCCTGCCTCGCGCGCGACGGCGGGACGGGCCGGTGGGTCTGCCTCGCGGCCCGGAACCTCTCCGAGTCCGAGCGCGCCGCCCTGGCCTTCCAGCCCGGGACGTCCACCCATCCGCTGGCCGAGGCGCCACACCAGGACGGACCCCGCTTCTTCGCCGCGCCCCGCGCGCCCCTGCCGCCCGGAGGCTGCATCACCCTGCCCCTGGGCCGGCCGGGGGCCCCCGCGGTGGGCCTGCTGCTGCTCTCCGCGGACAGCCCCACGCCGTCGCCGGACGCGGCCTGGGTGAGCGCGCACTTCGGGCCCCGGCTGGCCAGCGCGCTCCCCACCCTCTCCCGCGAGGTGGCCGGAGGCGAGCTGCTCCGCCGCATCATCGACACCGTGGTGGACCCGGTGCTGCTCACGGATTTGGAGGGGCGGCCCCACATCGCCAACGCCCGCGCGGAGGTGCTGCTGGTGGCGGGCCCGGACGCGAGCGAAGGCCGCCGCCGCGCCACCGAGCTCAACCAGCAGGTGTTCTCCGCCGCGCTGGCCAGCTTCGCCAGCGGCGGCGCGTCCGCCGTGCGCCGCCGGGAGGTGCCCCTGGTGGACCCGGTGGAGGGAATCGACCTGCTCTTCGAGGTCGTCAGCACGCCCGTCGTCGAACCGGATGGCCGCGAGGCCCTGGTGAGCGTGCTGCGCAACGTGACGGACCTGGGCCGCGCCACCCAGGCGCTGGGTGAGAGCTACCGGCGCCTGCGCGCCACGGAGCGGGAGGCCCGCAGCGAGCGCCACCGCCTGGACCGCGTGCTGGACTCCGTGCCGGACCCCATCATCCTGTCGGACCCGGCGGGCGGAATGGTGATGATGAACGGCCCGGCGGAGAAGCTCTTCGCCACGCACCCCGACAGCGGCGAGGACGCGCTGCGCCGGCTGCGCTCCAACAACGCCGGCTTCGCGTCGTTCCTCGCCAACCTGATGGACGCGGAGGGCCGGCCCCGCTGGCGCGGGCAGCTCGCGCTGGTGGACCCGGCCACGGGCGCCACGCTCCCCATGGAGGCCGTGGCCAGCAAGGTCCTGGGCGACGCCGGGGAGCTGACGGGCATCGTCACCCTCTTCCATGACCGCAGCGAGGCGCTGGAGAAGGCGCGCCTGCTGGAGCGGGTGAAGGAGGGCTCCGTCCACCTGGAGGCGCGGGTGCAGGCCGCCACCGCGGAGCTGGCCGAACAGAACGAGATGCTGCGCCGGCAGGCCATCCAGGTGGAGCAGGCCAGCGCGGCCAAGTCCCAGTTCCTGGCCAACATGTCCCACGAGTTCCGCACGCCGCTCAACGCCATCCTCGGCTACACGAACATGCTGCTGCAGGGCGTGTCCGGCGAGCTGAACCCGGCGCAGAAGCGGAACCTCACGCGCATCGACTCCAATGGCAGGCACCTGCTGGAGGTCATCAACGAGATCCTGGACATCACCCGCATCGAGGCGGGCCGCATGCCGCTCAACCTGTCGGACTTCGGAATCCCGGAGCTGTTCCAGGAGGTGATGGCGGAGATGGACCCCATCATCGCGCGCAGCAAGCTGACGGTGAGCACCGAGCTCGGGCCGCGGGTGCCGGCGGTGTACAGTGACCGGCAGAAGGTGAAACAAATCGTCCTCAACCTCCTGTCGAATGCGCTGAAGTTCACGCATGAAGGCTCGGTGCAGGTGCGAGCCGAGTACGAGGCTGCTACGTCCACGCTCGCCATCTCCGTGACGGACACGGGCATTGGCATCGACCCCGCGAATCAGGAGAAGATCTTCGACGACTTCCAGCAGGTGGACAGCTCCCCCACCCGCGCTTATGGAGGGACGGGCCTGGGGCTCTCCATCTGCCGTCGTCTGGCCACCATGCTGGGGGGGCGCGTCACCCTCCAGAGCACCCAAGGCGAGGGTTCGACCTTCACCCTGCACTTCCCCCGACGCGCGAGGCGCGCATGA
- a CDS encoding SAM-dependent methyltransferase codes for MKRMMGVLMLTVGVAASAAGVSTTQQNVTVQVRGASGSAVRAPEVPFVPTPEGAVEGMLALAGVKPGDTVYDLGSGDGRIVISAVQKHGAKRAVGVDINPERISEANQNASQAGVKNKVEFRQGDLFDADIGDASVVTLYLLPSVNERLKPKLLAELKPGTRIVSHSFDMGDWAPTKTVESEGRTLYLWVVPERGTGGAPR; via the coding sequence ATGAAGCGAATGATGGGGGTTCTCATGTTGACGGTGGGGGTGGCCGCGAGCGCGGCGGGCGTCTCGACGACGCAGCAGAATGTGACGGTGCAGGTCCGCGGCGCATCGGGCAGCGCGGTGCGGGCGCCGGAGGTCCCCTTCGTCCCCACGCCCGAAGGCGCGGTGGAGGGGATGCTGGCGCTGGCGGGCGTGAAGCCCGGGGACACTGTCTATGATTTGGGCAGCGGAGACGGTCGCATCGTCATCTCAGCCGTCCAGAAGCACGGGGCGAAGCGCGCCGTGGGGGTGGACATCAACCCGGAGCGCATCTCCGAGGCCAATCAGAACGCGAGCCAGGCGGGCGTGAAGAACAAGGTGGAGTTCCGGCAGGGAGACCTCTTCGACGCGGACATCGGCGACGCGTCGGTGGTGACGCTCTACCTGCTGCCCTCCGTCAACGAGCGGCTCAAGCCGAAGCTGCTCGCCGAGCTGAAGCCGGGCACGCGCATCGTGTCGCACAGCTTCGACATGGGGGACTGGGCGCCCACCAAGACGGTGGAGAGCGAGGGACGCACGCTCTACCTGTGGGTCGTCCCCGAGCGCGGCACGGGCGGCGCGCCCCGCTGA
- a CDS encoding FAD-dependent oxidoreductase: MDDEQRAHRSLWTVTAPPRDFPALPGDVTVDVAIIGGGMAGLTTAWLLKRAGKRVAVLEMHRILSGQTGQTTAHLTEVLDTPYTTLKHDFGEKGARLAASSSRAAIEQIAALVEELGIDCDFQRVPMFRYAETARELAELHAEVAAAREAGLLATFTQDVPLPYPVKGAMRVEDQALFHPRKYLLALADRIPGDGSHLFEHTKVTEIHDGAPCRVVTERGTVTAAAVVEATTTPLNRVAMHTKLYPYRTYAVAGPLNGPLEPGQYYDSQDPYHYIRTHQVNGRPYVIVGGEDHKVGTEEDTARCYAALEAYTLRRFPVTDITHRWSGQVIEPADGLAYIGRNTASRHVYVATGFSGTGMTFGTLAGMILSDLILEQQNPYAALYAATRVKPQAGAKDFLQENAEVAFHFVADRLARPEGHRLADVAPGEGKVLEVDGQKVAVYRAEDGTPHAVSPVCTHLGCHVHWNGAERSWDCPCHGGRFSPTGKVLNGPAVKDLPAKKLPT; the protein is encoded by the coding sequence ATGGACGACGAGCAGCGGGCGCACAGGTCGCTTTGGACGGTGACGGCCCCCCCGCGCGACTTCCCGGCGCTGCCGGGCGACGTGACGGTGGACGTGGCCATCATTGGCGGGGGGATGGCGGGGCTGACCACGGCGTGGCTCCTGAAGCGCGCCGGCAAGCGCGTGGCGGTGCTGGAGATGCACCGCATCCTGTCGGGGCAGACGGGGCAGACGACCGCGCACCTCACCGAGGTCCTCGACACGCCCTACACCACGCTCAAGCACGACTTCGGTGAGAAGGGCGCCCGGCTCGCGGCGTCCTCCAGCCGCGCGGCCATCGAGCAGATCGCCGCGCTGGTGGAGGAGCTGGGCATCGACTGCGACTTCCAGCGCGTGCCGATGTTCCGCTACGCGGAGACAGCGCGTGAGCTGGCGGAGCTGCACGCCGAGGTCGCCGCCGCGCGCGAGGCCGGCCTGCTGGCCACCTTCACCCAGGACGTGCCCCTGCCGTATCCGGTGAAGGGCGCGATGCGGGTGGAGGACCAGGCGCTCTTCCATCCTCGCAAGTACCTGCTCGCGCTGGCGGACCGGATTCCCGGCGACGGCAGCCACCTCTTCGAGCACACGAAGGTGACGGAGATTCACGACGGCGCGCCCTGCCGCGTCGTCACGGAGCGAGGCACCGTCACCGCTGCGGCCGTGGTGGAGGCCACCACCACCCCGCTCAACCGCGTGGCCATGCACACCAAGCTGTACCCCTACCGCACCTACGCGGTGGCGGGGCCGCTCAACGGACCGCTGGAGCCGGGCCAGTACTACGACAGCCAGGACCCCTATCACTACATCCGCACGCATCAGGTGAACGGGCGCCCCTACGTCATCGTGGGCGGCGAGGACCACAAGGTCGGCACCGAGGAGGACACCGCCCGCTGCTACGCCGCGCTGGAGGCGTACACGCTGCGGCGCTTCCCGGTGACGGACATCACCCACCGCTGGTCCGGTCAGGTCATCGAGCCCGCGGATGGGCTGGCGTACATCGGCCGCAACACCGCCAGCCGCCATGTCTACGTGGCCACCGGCTTCTCCGGCACGGGCATGACCTTCGGCACGCTGGCGGGGATGATTCTCTCCGACCTCATCCTGGAGCAGCAGAACCCCTACGCCGCGCTCTACGCGGCGACGCGGGTGAAGCCCCAGGCGGGCGCGAAGGACTTCCTCCAGGAGAACGCGGAGGTGGCCTTCCACTTCGTCGCGGACCGCCTGGCACGGCCGGAGGGACACCGGCTTGCGGACGTGGCGCCGGGCGAGGGCAAGGTCCTGGAGGTGGACGGGCAGAAGGTGGCGGTGTACCGCGCGGAGGACGGCACCCCGCACGCGGTGTCGCCGGTGTGCACGCACCTGGGCTGCCATGTCCACTGGAACGGCGCGGAGCGCTCCTGGGACTGCCCCTGTCACGGCGGGCGCTTCAGCCCCACCGGCAAGGTGCTCAACGGCCCCGCCGTGAAGGACCTGCCGGCGAAGAAGCTGCCGACCTGA
- a CDS encoding DNA-3-methyladenine glycosylase family protein, translated as MPRPPPDVIRHPTYYTPAVRRALARADPTLGALMKRVGPFRLQVRPLHSPFGALAESIVYQQLHGKAAATIFGRVCERVGSGRKFTPEALLAVPDTSLREAGLSANKLAALQDLARKTLSGTVPPLAKVRRMDDAELIEHFTQVRGIGQWTVEMLLMFQLERPDVLPVDDYGVRKGFMRAYGLPEMPKPKALLAYGERWRPWRSVASWYMWRSAELPVEPPAED; from the coding sequence ATGCCCCGCCCGCCTCCCGACGTCATCCGACACCCCACCTACTACACGCCCGCGGTCCGCCGCGCCCTGGCTCGCGCGGACCCCACGCTGGGCGCGCTGATGAAGCGCGTGGGCCCCTTCCGGCTCCAGGTGCGTCCGCTGCACAGTCCCTTCGGCGCGCTGGCGGAGTCCATCGTCTACCAGCAGCTCCACGGCAAGGCGGCCGCCACCATCTTCGGCCGCGTGTGCGAGCGCGTGGGCTCGGGACGCAAGTTCACCCCGGAGGCGCTGCTGGCCGTGCCGGACACCTCGCTGCGCGAAGCGGGGCTGTCCGCCAACAAGCTGGCCGCGCTCCAGGACCTGGCGCGCAAGACGCTGAGTGGCACCGTGCCCCCGCTGGCGAAGGTGCGGCGCATGGACGACGCCGAGCTCATCGAGCACTTCACCCAGGTGCGCGGCATTGGCCAGTGGACGGTGGAGATGCTGCTCATGTTCCAGCTCGAGCGGCCCGACGTGCTCCCCGTGGACGACTATGGCGTGCGCAAGGGCTTCATGCGCGCCTACGGCCTGCCGGAGATGCCCAAGCCCAAGGCGCTGCTCGCATATGGCGAGCGCTGGCGGCCCTGGCGCTCGGTGGCGAGCTGGTACATGTGGCGCTCGGCGGAGCTGCCCGTCGAGCCGCCCGCGGAGGACTGA
- a CDS encoding pyridoxal phosphate-dependent aminotransferase → MSDDVSLPAFRAVPRTGVIFVTAEATRRGYRSSDPEWCNLGQGQPETGDLPGAPPRLNQVTIDVADMEYAPVAGLWEVRESIASLYNRLYRRGLPSQYSAENVCLSGGGRAALTRAAASLGAINLGHFLPDYTAYEELLDVFKAFTAIPILLEGERGYAFTAEDLRREVQGRGLSALLFSNPCNPTGKLVHGEEMARWVSVAREHECTLLVDEFYSHYIWTGRPGHLPVESAARYVEDVNKDPVVLFDGFTKNWRYPGWRMTWTVGPRQVIEAVSSAGSFLDGGGSRPLQRAAIPLLQEEPVVKETLAIHNAFREKRDRFHSRLERIGIRTDRAPDGTFYVWGNVSGLPAPLNDGMGFFRAALEQKIIAVPGEFFDVNPGKRRARPSRFRGYVRLSFGPSMETLDKALSRLEDLVLHYSRTPGNPQPAP, encoded by the coding sequence GTGAGCGACGACGTCTCCCTTCCGGCATTCCGCGCCGTGCCCCGCACTGGCGTCATCTTCGTCACCGCCGAGGCCACCCGCCGCGGCTACCGCTCCAGCGACCCGGAGTGGTGCAACCTGGGCCAGGGCCAGCCGGAGACGGGAGACCTCCCCGGCGCGCCGCCCCGGCTGAACCAGGTCACCATCGACGTGGCCGACATGGAGTACGCCCCCGTCGCCGGCCTCTGGGAGGTGCGCGAGTCCATCGCCAGCCTCTACAACCGGCTCTACCGCCGGGGCCTGCCCAGCCAGTACAGCGCGGAGAACGTGTGCCTGTCTGGCGGCGGACGCGCGGCGCTCACCCGCGCCGCGGCCAGCCTGGGCGCCATCAACCTGGGCCACTTCCTGCCGGACTACACGGCCTACGAGGAGCTGCTGGACGTCTTCAAGGCCTTCACCGCCATCCCCATCCTCCTGGAGGGCGAGCGCGGCTACGCCTTCACCGCGGAGGACCTGCGGCGCGAGGTGCAGGGCCGCGGCCTGTCGGCGCTGCTCTTCTCCAACCCCTGCAACCCCACCGGCAAGCTGGTGCACGGCGAGGAGATGGCCCGCTGGGTGAGCGTGGCCCGCGAGCACGAGTGCACGCTGCTCGTGGACGAGTTCTATTCGCACTACATCTGGACCGGCCGCCCCGGGCACCTGCCGGTGGAGAGCGCCGCCCGCTACGTGGAGGACGTGAACAAGGACCCCGTCGTCTTGTTCGACGGCTTCACGAAGAACTGGCGCTACCCGGGCTGGCGCATGACGTGGACGGTGGGGCCGCGCCAGGTCATCGAGGCGGTGTCCAGCGCGGGCAGCTTCCTGGATGGCGGTGGCAGCCGGCCGCTCCAGCGCGCCGCGATTCCGCTGCTCCAGGAGGAGCCGGTGGTGAAGGAGACCCTGGCCATCCACAACGCCTTCCGGGAGAAGCGGGACCGCTTCCACTCCCGGCTGGAGCGCATCGGCATCCGCACGGACCGCGCGCCGGATGGCACCTTCTACGTCTGGGGCAACGTGTCCGGCCTGCCGGCGCCGCTCAACGACGGCATGGGCTTCTTCCGCGCCGCGCTGGAGCAGAAGATCATCGCCGTGCCGGGCGAGTTCTTCGACGTGAACCCGGGCAAGCGCCGCGCGCGGCCGTCGCGCTTCCGAGGCTACGTGCGCCTGTCCTTCGGCCCCTCCATGGAGACGCTGGACAAGGCGCTGTCGCGGCTGGAGGACCTGGTGCTCCACTACTCGCGCACGCCGGGCAACCCGCAGCCGGCGCCGTGA
- the dps gene encoding DNA starvation/stationary phase protection protein Dps: protein MYRSPSPLPEKARAAIADSLNERLADGLDLHSQIKVAHWNIKGPQFASLHPLFETFAVSLATHNDSIAERAVTLGGKAYGTSRHVGKTSRLPEYPQETTRDLEHVKLLAERIEIYLDGLRKSRALFVENGDTDSEGLTTDIITEFEKHAWFLRASLEG from the coding sequence ATGTACCGCAGCCCCAGCCCCCTCCCCGAGAAGGCCCGCGCCGCCATCGCTGACTCCCTCAACGAGCGGCTCGCCGATGGGCTCGACCTGCACTCGCAAATCAAGGTCGCGCACTGGAACATCAAGGGCCCGCAGTTCGCCTCGCTCCACCCGCTGTTCGAGACGTTCGCGGTGAGCCTGGCCACGCACAACGACTCCATCGCCGAGCGCGCGGTGACGCTGGGTGGCAAGGCCTACGGCACCAGCCGCCACGTGGGCAAGACGAGCCGCCTGCCGGAGTACCCGCAGGAGACGACGCGCGACCTGGAGCACGTGAAGCTGCTGGCCGAGCGCATCGAAATCTACCTGGACGGCCTGCGCAAGAGCCGCGCCCTCTTCGTGGAGAACGGCGACACCGACTCCGAGGGCCTCACCACGGACATCATCACCGAGTTCGAGAAGCACGCCTGGTTCCTGCGCGCTTCGCTCGAAGGCTGA
- a CDS encoding MFS transporter, with translation MRLPPPRLALLCMLYFVQGLPFGFQATALPVYLRAQGASLTTIGLLGALWLPWALKALWAPLVDRYGSARIGRRKSWILPMQAGLVVTCAAAAVVASRDALLLLLALIFLMNLFAATQDIAVDGFAVDTLRPSELGLGNTAQVVGYKLGMLTGGGLLVWASARIGWPGLFVAMALLCLAAFIVMLFAQEVPPEPRAEPSALPARREPGWRELFQRLKAALLLPGAGWLLLFITTYKLGESMSDVLFKPFLVDMGITPAQIGLWVGTWGTGASIMGSLAGGVLASRMPLLGAVGLTATLRVVPLVGRWLLATGNVTDAGVIGVTMAEEFFGGALTTVMFAFMMSRVDRRIGATHYTLLASLEVWGKAPAGPLAGWLADARHGLGLGYAHVFLLGIGLSVVFLALLVPMRRQRHAPVTALNTA, from the coding sequence ATGAGACTCCCGCCGCCCCGGCTCGCCTTGCTGTGCATGCTCTACTTCGTGCAGGGCCTGCCCTTCGGCTTCCAGGCGACCGCCCTGCCGGTGTACCTGCGCGCGCAGGGCGCCTCGCTGACCACGATTGGACTGCTGGGCGCCCTGTGGCTGCCCTGGGCCCTCAAGGCGCTCTGGGCGCCCCTGGTGGACCGCTATGGCTCGGCGCGCATCGGCCGGCGCAAGTCCTGGATCCTGCCAATGCAGGCGGGGCTCGTCGTCACCTGCGCCGCCGCGGCCGTCGTGGCCTCGCGGGATGCCCTGCTCCTCCTGCTGGCGCTCATCTTCCTGATGAACCTGTTCGCCGCCACGCAGGACATCGCGGTGGACGGCTTCGCCGTGGACACGCTGCGCCCCAGTGAGCTGGGCCTGGGCAACACCGCGCAGGTGGTGGGCTACAAGCTCGGGATGCTGACCGGCGGCGGGCTGCTGGTGTGGGCCAGCGCGCGCATCGGCTGGCCTGGCCTCTTCGTCGCCATGGCGCTGCTGTGCCTCGCCGCGTTCATCGTGATGCTCTTCGCCCAGGAGGTCCCACCCGAGCCACGCGCCGAGCCGTCCGCCCTGCCCGCGCGGCGGGAGCCCGGCTGGCGCGAGCTGTTCCAGCGGCTCAAGGCCGCGCTCCTGCTCCCGGGCGCGGGCTGGCTGCTGCTCTTCATCACCACCTACAAGCTGGGCGAGAGCATGTCCGACGTGCTCTTCAAGCCGTTCCTCGTCGATATGGGCATCACTCCCGCCCAGATTGGCCTGTGGGTGGGCACGTGGGGCACCGGCGCCTCCATCATGGGCTCGCTCGCCGGCGGGGTGCTGGCCTCGCGCATGCCGCTGCTGGGCGCGGTGGGCCTCACCGCCACGCTGCGGGTGGTGCCGCTGGTGGGCCGGTGGCTGCTGGCCACGGGCAACGTCACCGATGCGGGCGTCATCGGCGTCACCATGGCCGAGGAGTTCTTCGGCGGCGCGCTCACCACGGTGATGTTCGCCTTCATGATGTCCCGCGTGGACCGCCGCATCGGCGCCACCCACTACACGCTGCTCGCCAGCCTGGAGGTCTGGGGCAAGGCGCCCGCCGGTCCGCTCGCGGGCTGGCTCGCGGACGCGCGGCACGGGCTCGGCCTGGGCTACGCCCATGTCTTCCTGCTGGGCATCGGCCTGTCGGTGGTGTTCCTGGCCCTGCTGGTGCCCATGCGCCGTCAGCGGCACGCGCCCGTCACCGCGCTGAACACCGCCTGA